One region of Solea senegalensis isolate Sse05_10M linkage group LG14, IFAPA_SoseM_1, whole genome shotgun sequence genomic DNA includes:
- the b3gnt5a gene encoding lactosylceramide 1,3-N-acetyl-beta-D-glucosaminyltransferase A, with protein sequence MFFNFRRIHKIQCVQLLTTCLVLCMVMVCWEDLDHHVVSHVRSYTYRYLVNSYEFLNSSFSVTSKHHKGKNGGGGRSYEYLINHPSKCGGDGDGKSQDNVLLLLFVKSSPENFEQRQAIRETWGNESLFWSELKANVKVLFALGMHPDLTWRSRVHSALLQEDQAYGDLIQQDFEDTFHNLTTKLILQFHWCHEYCPQARFLMSADDDIFVHMPNLVKWLRSQSGAKDLWVGHVHRGSPPNRRKSSKYYVPYDLYPWPSYPDYTAGAGYVVSGDVVAKIYHATLLLKSSIYIDDVFMGICAKAMRVSPQEHVHFSGEGKAPYHPCIYDRMITSHGHTDVHSLWRTATNEAVYSKYRGFTGSVYCTAVRMMLLCLPYYHSTYPCMAAFT encoded by the coding sequence ATGTTCTTCAATTTCCGTCGTATCCATAAGATCCAGTGCGTGCAGCTGCTAACTACATGCCTGGTGCTATGCATGGTGATGGTGTGCTGGGAGGATCTGGATCACCATGTGGTTAGTCACGTGAGATCCTATACATATCGCTACCTAGTCAACAGCTACGAATTTCTCAATTCATCCTTCTCCGTCACCTCTAAACATCACAAAGGAAAgaatggtggtggtggaaggAGTTATGAGTACCTCATTAATCATCCGAGTAAATGCGGAGGTGACGGTGACGGAAAAAGCCAAGACAacgtcctcctccttctgtttgTGAAATCGTCGCCAGAGAACTTTGAGCAGCGTCAGGCCATCAGGGAGACGTGGGGGAACGAGAGCCTTTTTTGGTCAGAACTGAAGGCGAACGTGAAGGTGCTGTTTGCCCTCGGGATGCACCCAGACTTAACATGGCGATCCCGAGTACACAGTGCACTGCTGCAGGAGGACCAGGCCTATGGAGACCTCATCCAGCAGGACTTTGAGGACACTTTCCACAACCTGACGACCAAACTGATCCTGCAGTTCCACTGGTGCCACGAGTACTGTCCACAGGCACGTTTCCTCATGTCTGCCGATGACGACATCTTTGTCCACATGCCCAATTTGGTTAAGTGGTTAAGAAGCCAATCGGGGGCTAAAGATCTGTGGGTGGGACATGTACACAGAGGTTCTCCTCCAAATCGCCGCAAGAGCAGCAAGTATTATGTTCCCTATGACCTGTACCCATGGCCGTCCTACCCGGACTACACGGCAGGAGCAGGGTACGTAGTTTCAGGGGACGTGGTTGCTAAGATCTACCATGCCACTCTGTTGCTAAAGTCCTCCATCTACATTGATGACGTCTTCATGGGGATTTGTGCCAAGGCCATGAGGGTGTCTCCCCAGGAGCATGTGCACTTTTCCGGGGAGGGCAAGGCTCCATACCACCCCTGCATCTATGATCGCATGATCACATCACACGGTCACACCGATGTGCACTCTCTGTGGCGAACAGCAACAAATGAGGCAGTGTATAGCAAGTACAGAGGGTTTACGGGAAGTGTTTACTGCACAGCAGTGAGAATGATGCTGCTGTGCCTGCCATATTACCACAGCACATACCCCTGCATGGCTGCTTTTACATAA